Proteins encoded together in one Bos indicus x Bos taurus breed Angus x Brahman F1 hybrid chromosome 28, Bos_hybrid_MaternalHap_v2.0, whole genome shotgun sequence window:
- the LOC113885562 gene encoding LOW QUALITY PROTEIN: olfactory receptor 5L2-like (The sequence of the model RefSeq protein was modified relative to this genomic sequence to represent the inferred CDS: deleted 1 base in 1 codon), whose amino-acid sequence MDEENCTAVTDFILLGFSDAPELRVFLFLLFLSIYGVTVWGNLGMIALIQVSSRLHTPMYFFLSHLSFVDFCYSMISTPKMIANILKEDKVISFLELTVQFYLFCTSVVTEVILLAVMAYDRFVAICDPLLYMVTMSRNLCMELVSCCYLNGTVCSVIHLCLDLQIPSYRSNVINHFFCDIPLLLSLACSDVTVNQFVLYTVATFSEIITSVIILISYLFFLITILRIHSAEERCKAFYTCASHLAAIAVLQGTILIIYCWPHSGNSMDIDRVATVFYTVVIPILNPLIYSLRNKDVKEALRKVVSSKIFS is encoded by the exons ATGGATGAGGAAAACTGCACTGCTGTGACAGACTTCATCCTCCTTGGATTCTCAGATGCCCCTGAGCTCAGAGTCTTCCTTTTCCTGCTGTTTCTttccatctatggagtcacagttTGGGGAAACCTGGGCATGATTGCCCTGATTCAGGTCAGCTCTAGACTCCACAcc cccatgtactttttccttagCCACTTGTCCTTTGTGGATTTCTGTTACTCCATGATCAGCACACCAAAGATGATAGCTAACATCTTAAAAGAAGACAAAGTTATTTCCTTCCTGGAACTCACTGTGCAATTCTACCTGTTTTGCACATCTGTGGTAACTGAAGTCATTCTGCTggcagtgatggcctatgaccgctttgTGGCCATTTGTGACCCACTGCTCTACATGGTCACCATGTCCCGAAATCTCTGCATGGAGTTGGTGTCTTGTTGCTATCTCAATGGTACTGTATGTTCTGTGATTCACTTGTGTTTAGATCTTCAGATCCCATCCTACAGATCAAATGTGATCAACCATTTCTTTTGTGATATTCCCCTTCTGTTGTCTCTTGCTTGCTCTGATGTCACTGTGAATCAATTTGTGCTATACACTGTGGCCACTTTCAGTGAGATCATTACAAGCGTGATCATCCTTATCTCTTACCTGTTTTTTCTCATCACCATCCTGAGGATACACTCAGCAGAGGAAAGGTGCAAAGCCTTTTACACCTGTGCCTCCCACCTCGCTGCCATTGCTGTCTTACAGGGAACAATCCTTATCATTTATTGCTGGCCCCACTCTGGAAACAGCATGGACATTGACAGAGTGGCCACAGTGTTCTACACTGTAGTGATCCCCATACTGAACCCCCTGATCTATAGTCTGAGGAACAAAGATGTGAAAGAAGCTCTCAGAAAAGTGGTGAGCTCCAAAATATTTTCCTAG